The segment GGTACATGGCCACGTTTTTTTTCTCTTCGACATGGCGAAGCGGGACACCTTCCCGTTTGAGCGCATTTTCAAAAGTGAAGGAACAACCAATCAGAAAGGCAACCAAGTCGTCTCGCCAGTATTCTTCCAGACTGGTCGGTTCTGCGGTCAACTTTCCCTGTTCCCAGATACGGTAGCGGGGCAGGTCGTAACGTAAATCGGAACCTACCGCCAATGTGGACGGGGAATAACTTCCTGGTTCAGTGACATGCAGTAAGGGGCAGGCTTTGGAGTTCTTGTGACAGAACTGTTCAAAGTCGTCGGCGTATTCCTGAGGCAGCATCACCAGATTCGCTTGCACATACCCGGGGGCCATACCTGCAGTGTGACTGTCGAGTTCACCTCGTCGACAAGCCTCGCGAACTTCCTGGCCTGTTTTAAAGAGTGTGCTTTTCATCGTGAATCTGCTCCGATCTGATGCGTGTGCACCTCTTAATTGAAATGAGATTAACTGAAATGTGATGAGGTGAAGTCTGACATTGGGATAGTCAACAGCAGACCTCTTCTTCTTGATGACAGCTTCTGGTCCTATCTGATACCATTATCACCAATGACCTGCCAAAAAACCAATAAGAATCTGCCCAATCTGTTCCCGGTTTCGATAGAGGTCACGATTGAAGAGAATCAGTATTGAAATCGCAACTCTGATTGCCGTACGAAAGATCATGAGCGACGTCAAAACTAGGGCTGTCGACGACCAATAACCTTGTTTCTATGCCAGGAGTTCGAGGAAAAATACCGACTGCACTGGTCCTCTTCGCAAATTCTCCTATAAAGACTCGTCGAACACCGGGTGTGACCCCTACCTGGACACTCTGACTTGGACGATTCGTCTCGGTTCCCGCAAATCAGGGGAGACTAATGCATTTCCACAGCTTGTCATTTCACTCTGAATTTCTTTACTCTGATTTTTTCACAAAATCTATTCTGAACCTATTCCTGACATGAATCTTTACTTCTCAACTAAAGAAGTTGCCACTGCTTTAGGAGTGAGCCAATCCTCCATAAAGCGATGGTGTGATGCGGGTGATCTGGAAATGGTTCAGACTTCAGGCGGACACCGGCGTGTTTCGATGACGTCGCTAATCCAATTTCTGCGCCAAAGCCAACGTCTACTGGTAGAACCAAAACGGCTAGGCTTGCCTGTCGTGGAACCCTCGATGGATATTAACTATGAGCGAGAACGGGAGCAATTCAAACAAGCGTTAATCCAATCCGATGAAGACGCCGCTCGGGCAGTTGTTCTGAGGCTCTATCTGCGGATGGAACGGATCAGCGTCATTGGAGACGAACTTATCGCCCCAGTTTTCACAGAGATCGGAAACCTGTGGGATTGCGGCGACATCCAGATTTACGAAGAACGCCGCTGCTGCGAAATCTGTTCGCGTATCCTGCGCGAGATCCGATCCTATCAACCCATTTTAGATGAGAATGTTCCGCGAGCCATCGGTGCGACTCCTCCTGGAGATGTCTATTCTCTTCCCGTCGGTCTTGTTGAACTAGTCCTGAGAGAGCAGGGGTGGCAGGCTCTTTCTTACGGGTGCGAGATTCCACTACGCTCTATGGAAAGAGTAATCAACGAACAAAAACCCCGATTGGCGTGGTTGAGTGTTTCATTCATTCAAAATCGAGAGACTTTCCTGAACGAGTATGCATCGCTGGCTGCAACGGCTCTGAATGCGGGGACAATCATTGTCGTTGGTGGGCAGGGACTCTCGCCCGAAATGCGTAGGAAAATGGACTATTATATGTATGGTGATACTCTCCGACATTTTGAACTGTTCGCGTCACTTTGCTATCAATCCACCAAAGCAACCTCAGAAGCATCACGACAGGAAATGGAAGCCGTGATTCAATCCTTTCTTTGATCTCGCTATTTTTAACGGCGAAAGGAAAGATGATTGATCGATACGGTATTGTCTTACAACTGCCAACCGAGATTCTTAAGGTCCACTGGAGACGATTTAGAAACCTGGAAACGATATGTCCAAAACGAACGGAACATCTAAAGACTCAGAGGAACCCAAAAGTGCTGGACAGCTTAGTCAGTTGACACCCAAACAGGTGGCCCGTGCAATGGGGGTCAGTGAATCGTCAGTGAAACGCTGGTGCGACGCGGGAGAGATTGTAAGCACGCTTACCGCAGGTGGTCACCGGCGACTGTCGCACGAAAGTGTTCAGCAATTCCTCAGAAACAACAATCATCTCGACGTCGATCCGGATATCTTTTCGTTAAACTTCAGCTTCGGGAAAAGTGATCGGGCGTTGCATCGTGGTAAAGAGAATTTCGCCGAGGCGCTTCTGGATGGATCAGAAGCTCGGTTAAGACAAATCGTAACCGATTATCTGCAAGCAGGGCACAAGCCGGCACTTATCTTTGATCAAATTCTGTTCGCTGCCCGAGCGGAAGTACGCAAGATGATTGAAGATAAACAGGTCGATCCGTATGTGGATCGTCTCGGGACGGAAATCTGTTTACGTTTGATGTTCGAAATCCGCAGTAATTTTTTGCCTCCAGATTCAAATTCCCCTAGTGCTTTGACTGTCGGTCTGGATGGTTCGCCCGATTCCCTGCGGGTCGAAGCGGCGGAAGTCCTGTTGTATCACGAAGGGTGGAACGCACGTGCCATCGGTTGCCTGATACCCTTTGCACAATTGAAACTGTTGCTCCAACAACATGAACCAGGATTGGTCTATATTGATGTCGAACAGATTCGTGATTCGTCTTCGTTCTTCCACGAACTAAGTCAGGTGCAACAAGTGGCCCAACAGGTTGGAACAGCTCTGTTTATAGGGGGGACTGCCAACTTTGATGGGGAGCAAGTGAAACAGCTATCGCTCAGCCTGGTCGACTGTTATGACGAATTAGTTACGCAGACCCGCATGGAGCTGAACCGTCTGAAATCGGTGTGATTCTGCACTCGATCGTTTACCAGTCTGCGGAGTAGACAGGAAGTCACTTTGGCTTCTTGCTAATCCAGCTTGCCCGTTTTGATCAAGGCTTCCTTCTTCTGGCGTGAGTAGCTTTTGATCGTCAGTTCTCTCTGAAGGGCGAGCCCTTTCGTCTTCTGCGGCTCCCGATAAACCATCGCGACAGGCAAGCGGCTACGCGTATAACGAGATGCCTTGCCACTTTGGTGTTGCGCCAACCGCCGCGACGAGTCGTTTGTGATCCCGGTGTACAGGCTGTCGTCGGCACAGCGGAGCAGATAAACGTACCACTGTTCCTTCAACTGTTTCTGAAGACGAAGCACCGCGAGTTCCTTCGCTTTTGCTTCGACTTCAACGGTGATTTCCAATGGTCGCCAGCAGTCCGGGAAATCGAGTAGATCGATAAAGTCATGATGCCGTCGCGGATTTTTACCCTCCCAACCTTCAATCGGGCTGGAGAGATGAAACAGCGGTTCCCGGTTCCAGGTTTTGATAGCTGCCGTCGTTGCCTCTTCAACTGAAAAATCATCCTGGTTACAGCGGTGATGATGAGCATCGTAGACGAGTGGTATCCCCTCCTGGCGGCACAGAGGGAGTAGATCTTCCGGTGTGTAGGTCACATCATCGTTCTCGACCGTCAAACGGCTGCGAACGCGTGCGGAGAGTCTGTCCAGGTTTTTGGCGAAGGAGTCGAGTGCCTTTGTTTTGTCTCCATAGGCTCCGCCACCATGAATGTTAACCACATCTGCCCCAATCCATTCGGCGACTTCAGACTGGTATTCCAACTCCAGTATGGATCGTTCGACAACCTCTTCTCGAGGCGAATTCATGACGACGAACTGATCCGGATGAAAGCAAACGCGCAGGCTCTGTTCTCTAGCGTACTCGCCGCAGGCTTGAAACAGATCGAGGAGCTCCTCTCCGCCTGGCAGATCTTCCAACTCATAGCCGACATCAACATGGGTTTTGACAGGAAGAATCTGACTGTTCACCCGAAAGCAACCAATACCGTACTTCACGCAATATTGGAATGCATCTTGGAGTGCGACGGCGTTCGTTCGACATAAATCGGCAAGTTTCTGATATCGCTCTTTTTTAGTGAGCTTCTTGCAGTAGGTGACGGTGGTATTACGGAACTTAATCGGTTCGTCGCGGAAGATGCAGCATAGTCCCAACCGGATCGAATCAGTCATAACAGGTCGTCAGTTCCGTTGGTCGTTGTCGTGTAGTAGTGATCGTGCAGCATTACCAGTTCATCAAGGTAATGGAGAGTTGGAGATAAGTAGCAATCGAGACCCAGATGAAATATGGGATCTGCACTATGGCGATCCAGCGGTAATGCTTCCAGATCACGATCATGATCCACAGAATCGTAGTCCAAACGATCAAAATATCACAGGCGGCCAGTTTGAGATTCTGTAATCCAAACATGATTGGTGTGAAAGCGACGTTCGCGATCAAGTTAATCACAAAAGGAATGGTCGTTTTCCAGGCAAGACTTTTTCGGAATACCTGCACAAACACAAATCCAAAACTGACCAAAATGATCGGATACAAAATCTGCCAGATCAAGCTGATTGTCGATCCACTGGGGGTCCATTCCGGTTTCGCTAAGTTTTCATACCAGTCCATAATTACCTGCTTTAATGCTGACGAAGCGATTGATTAATTGCACAAAGGTGTGGTCTGCCCCGTATTAAAGGAACGTCGTCATTACTTTCCAACCTCCCGGTTCAAATTTCTAATTTTTGATAAAAAGAAGTGGTTGATGGAGTTCGGATGTCTACAACTAAACAGAGTGACTACCGACGTTTACAACCATTTAACCCGGGACAGAACAAATGAAGATTGCCATTATCGGTTCCGGAATATCGGGTTTAGTCGCTGCCTATCAATTGCACTCGGAACATGACGTTACCGTCTATGAAGCGAATAGCTACATCGGGGGGCACACCAACACCCGAACCGTCCAGCACCAGGGACACGATTTCCATATCGATACGGGATTCATCGTCTTTAACGACCGAACTTATCCCAATTTCATCAAACTCCTGGATGAACTCGGCGTCCATTCCCAACCTACCTCGATGAGCTTCAGCGTGCGCAATCAGAAGAATGGGCTGGAATATAACGGAACCTCGTTGAATGGTTTCTTCGCTCAACGAAGAAATCTATTTCGCCCTCAGTTCTACCGCTTTCTCCGAGAGATCGTCCGTTTCAACAGGGAAGGTACGGAACTAGCCATCACGGATGAGGAAAGCGATCTAACCGTCGCCCAATTTCTGAAAGAGGGAGGCTACTCTCGCTTCTTCGCCGAACATTACCTGCTTCCCATGGGAGCCGCGATTTGGTCTTGCCCCCCGGAAACATTCGCCAATTTCCCGATGCAATTCATCGCTCAGTTTTATCATCATCATGGCTTGCTCTCTTTGAAAGACCGACCGACGTGGCGTGTTATCGAAGGAGGCTCTCAAGAATACGTCAAACGTCTGACGGCCCCCTTTCAAGATCGCATTGAACTGAACACTCCCGTGCAGAAAGTAGAGCGGCAAGCTGATTGTGTCCGGCTTCACTTTGCCAACGGGCAACCGCAAGAATTCGATGAAGTCATCTTCGCCTGCCATAGTGATCAGGCCCTTGGGTTATTGCCCGACGCTGACATGGTCGAACGCGAATTACTTCATCAGTTTCCCTATAGCCGTAACACCGCCATCTTACACACGGATATCTCCGTGCTTCCACGATCACGACGAGCATGGGCGAACTGGAACTATCATGTGCGGGAAGATCAGACCAGACAGGCGACGGTGACCTACAACATGAATATGCTTCAGCACCTGGATACAACAAAGCTTCCGGATGAAGCAGTCTTCTGTGTGACTCTGAATGAATCGGAACTGATCGATCCTGATAAGGTCTTATACCGTGCCGCCTACAGTCATCCGATCTACACCACCGGAAGGTTAGCCGCTCAGCGTCGCCATTATGAAGTCATCCGTCGCAACAGAACATCCTTCTGCGGAGCCTACTGGGGCAATGGTTTTCACGAAGATGGAGTAAAGAGTGCGATGGCTGTTGTGGAACAATTTCAAGATCCAGATCCCAAATCAGATCGCGGTTCCATTCCCGCAGCACTTTCGTACGGGAGCCGGATATGAAAAACAGCTCCCTCTACGAAGGAGAGGTTTACCATCATCGCCTTCATCCAGTACGGCATCAGTTTCGATACCGGCTCTATCTTCTCTACCTCGATCTGAGCGAACTCGATCAGGTGTTTGCGAACCGCTGGTTCTGGTCGGCTCGACGCGCTGCTCCGTTTCGATTTGATCGGAACGACTACCTGGAACCTCACAATCTTCCCCTTAATAAAGCGGTCAAACAACATGTCGCCGCAGAAACGGGAATTGAACTGACAGGTCCGATCCGATTGTTAACCCAAGTCCGTCATTTTGGTTTCGCCATGAATCCAGTGAGCTTTTATTACTGCTTCGACGAGGCTGATGAACAACTCGAAGTTGTCCTGGCTGAAGTAACCAACACCCCCTGGGGCGAAAAGCATGTTTACGTTCTTCTACGTGATCCTGATAGCCCCTCCAGTTGGACTCGCCCTCAACTCAAGCAGTTTCACGTCTCTCCCTTCATGGGCATGGAACAGCAATACCAATGGTGTATCCAGCTGCCGACAAATGAATTGAAACTGAGTATTGAAAACTACGAAGAGGGGACACACCTCTTCTCGGCAGGCATGAAGTTGCAGCGTCTCCCGATCACAGGTTGGAATTTATCAAAGATGCTTCTGCGATATCCCTTCCTGTCGGGCAAAGTCATTGCCGGGATTTACTGGCAGGCCCTGCGACTGTGGTGGAAAATGGTCCCGTTTCATCCCCACCCTCAGCGAACTCATCAGCCAGATTGAAAAGTGCCATGAATGCCGATTAATGAAGGCGTTTATTTAAAACTAAGATTCAGCAGGATTCGTGAAAGGGCATCAAGGATCACTTCCGGAAAGAGTAGAAAGTCAGACTTATGTCGCAAATGGTCAGTAACAGCCAATGGGGAAATGAAGAGTCACTGGCGATACCGCAGTGCAATTCAGGTCAATTCATTTCCACCGATACAAATTCCCAAAGCGAGGCTGCATTGGCCACTTTGCCACGCCTCTACAGGCAAGTCTTGTTTCGAATATTTAAAAAATTACACACGGGCCACCTCACGATTGTTGAACCCTCCGGAACGACTCAATTCGGAAAAATCGGATCAGGGTTGGAAGCGACAATCCATATTCAGCATCCCTCCTTTTACGGACGTGTCATCAGAGAAGGGGGGCTTGGTGCGGCGGAGTCTTATTTGCAGGGGGAGTGGACGACGAATGATCTGACGAGCTTGCTCCGACTAATGGTGCAGAATCAAACGACTTTAAAGGGAATCAGTCGAGGCCGCTCCTGGGTGGCGCGGGGGATCGCCCGTCTGGGGCATCTTCTTCGTGACAATAGTCAGGCCGGTTCCAAACGCAACATTCATGAGCACTATGACCTGGGCAACGATTTCTTCAAGCTGTTTCTAGATGAGACGATGATGTACTCCTCCGCCTACTTCGAAAACGAAAACACTCCCTTGCGAGAAGCTTCTGAAGCGAAGCTGGAGATGATCTGCCGTAAACTCCAATTGAGCCCTGCAGACCATGTTCTGGAAATCGGAACTGGCTGGGGAGGTTTTGCCGAGTACGCCGCACGCAAGTGCGGTTGCCGGATCACTACAACAACCATCTCTCAAGAACAGTATCAATTTGCAAAGGAGAGGATTGAACGAGCGGGCATGTCGGAGCAGGTGGAATTGTTATTGGAAGACTACCGGGATCTGCAGGGAACCTACGACAAACTGGTCAGCATTGAAATGATCGAAGCCGTAGGGCACCGGCATCTTGATGGTTACTTCAAAGCCTGTAGCCAGCTTCTGAAAGCGGACGGAACGATGTTGATCCAGGCGATCACTATCCCCGATCAGCGGTATGAGCAGTACCAGCATTCCGTTGACTTTATTCAGAAATACATCTTTCCGGGTGGAGCACTCCCCTCGGTGGAAGCGATGCTGCAGTCGACTTCCCGGACGGATTTACGTTTGCTTGATCTGCAGGATTTCGCCTCGCATTACTCACAGACTTTGCGGATCTGGCGGGATCGCTTCTTTGCTAATACGACAGAGATCGAATCGCAGGGATTTTCAGAGAGATTTCAGCGGATGTGGGAGTACTACTTCTGCTATTGCGAAGCCGCATTCGAAGAGCGGGCGACGGGGGTGTCGCAACTCGTTTTCGCTAAACCAGAGGCACGTCTTGAAGTAAGTGGAAGCTGATTCCTAAGGAGCATTCTGATGTTTTTACATATTCTTGATTCGGCGGTCGACTGGACAGAAAAGGGATATTTTCCCGATTCCATGATTCGCTACGGCGTGCGTCGTCTACTGCACCAACGGTTGGAACAGGAATCTAAAGGCGATTGTGCTGAGAGGCAGGAACGTTTTCAAGAGTTTCTAAACGAGACCCGACGGGCACCGATTGCGGTCATGCCAGAAAAAGCGAACGAACAACATTACGAAGTTCCTGCCCGGTTCTTTCAGCAGGCTTTAGGGAAACGGCTGAAATACAGTTGCTGCTACTGGCCCGCAGGAATCGAATCGCTTAATAAAGCAGAAGAGGCCGCATTACGTGTCACCTGCCAACGGGCCGAAATCCATAATGGGATGAGTATTCTGGAGCTTGGCTGTGGTTGGGGGTCGTTAACTCTCTGGATGGCCGAGAACTATCCCGATTGCAAGATTACAGCGGTTTCAAATTCGGCTTCGCAAAAAGACTACATCGAACAACAAACGCGAGAGCGAAGTCTCGATAACGTCGAGATTGTTACGGCTGATATGAATGAGTTTGATACACAGGAAAAATACGATCGGGTCGTCTCGATTGAAATGTTCGAACACATGCGTAACCATCAATTATTGATGCAGAAAGTCGCACGCTGGCTGAAACCGGGAGGTCAGTTGTTTGTGCATATCTTCTGTCATCGCGAGTTCGCCTATTTGTTTGAAACAGAAGGTCCCCATAACTGGATGGGCCGCTACTTTTTCAGTGGAGGTATGATGCCGAATGATCGCCTGATGGCCTGCCATCAGCGTGATCTGAAACTAGTCCGGCAATGGCGATGGAATGGGCAGCATTACGCCCGCACTTGTGAAGCCTGGTTACAAAGACAGGATTCAGTACGGGCGGAAGTTCTGGAAACGCTGGCAGACACCTACGGACCAGACGAGGCTGAGAAATGGTTTGTGCGTTGGAGATTATTCTTCATCGCCTGTGCCGAGCTATTTGCGTATAATGGCGGAAATGAATGGTGGGTATCCCATTATCTATTTCAAAAGCCTTAAATCTGAAAACGAGATATGTACTTAAAAGTATTTCTGTTTAACGCAATTGCGATCGCCGTTTTAATGCTACTGACCTGGTTAGTAAGCCTGAAGAAAAAAGATGTCAGCATCGTCGATATCGTCTGGGGACTTGGTTTTGTCTTGGTGGGGTGGGTCTCCTGGTTCATGCAACCTGATAAAACTCTTTTGCAAACAGGCATGATCGCCTGCCTGACTATCTGGGGGGCGAGGCTTAGTGGGTATCTTGCCTGGCGCAAGTCAGGAGAAGGCGAAGATCGTCGTTACGGTGCGATGCGAACAAAGCACGGTGATTCATTTCCGCTCGTCAGCCTCTTGACCGTATTCATTTTGCAGGGGATTGTGATGTGGGTTGTTTCATTACCATTGCAGTTCGGACTTTCATCATCAGGCCGGGTGGTTGAAGAGGGAGTTCGCAATTCGATTTTCTTTACCGCGATTCTCTTCTGGCTGACCGGTTT is part of the Polystyrenella longa genome and harbors:
- a CDS encoding TspO/MBR family protein, with the translated sequence MASSALKQVIMDWYENLAKPEWTPSGSTISLIWQILYPIILVSFGFVFVQVFRKSLAWKTTIPFVINLIANVAFTPIMFGLQNLKLAACDILIVWTTILWIMIVIWKHYRWIAIVQIPYFIWVSIATYLQLSITLMNW
- a CDS encoding NAD(P)/FAD-dependent oxidoreductase, which encodes MKIAIIGSGISGLVAAYQLHSEHDVTVYEANSYIGGHTNTRTVQHQGHDFHIDTGFIVFNDRTYPNFIKLLDELGVHSQPTSMSFSVRNQKNGLEYNGTSLNGFFAQRRNLFRPQFYRFLREIVRFNREGTELAITDEESDLTVAQFLKEGGYSRFFAEHYLLPMGAAIWSCPPETFANFPMQFIAQFYHHHGLLSLKDRPTWRVIEGGSQEYVKRLTAPFQDRIELNTPVQKVERQADCVRLHFANGQPQEFDEVIFACHSDQALGLLPDADMVERELLHQFPYSRNTAILHTDISVLPRSRRAWANWNYHVREDQTRQATVTYNMNMLQHLDTTKLPDEAVFCVTLNESELIDPDKVLYRAAYSHPIYTTGRLAAQRRHYEVIRRNRTSFCGAYWGNGFHEDGVKSAMAVVEQFQDPDPKSDRGSIPAALSYGSRI
- a CDS encoding putative hydro-lyase, with product MKSTLFKTGQEVREACRRGELDSHTAGMAPGYVQANLVMLPQEYADDFEQFCHKNSKACPLLHVTEPGSYSPSTLAVGSDLRYDLPRYRIWEQGKLTAEPTSLEEYWRDDLVAFLIGCSFTFENALKREGVPLRHVEEKKNVAMYRTNIECDSVGPFQGHMVVSMRPLTLGEISKATEITSRFPEMHGGPVHHGEPERIGIRNLAKPDYGEAVTIEENESPVFWACGVTPQAVIAEAKLPFVITHAPGCMFLTDHRDEDYEMV
- a CDS encoding MerR family transcriptional regulator, which codes for MNLYFSTKEVATALGVSQSSIKRWCDAGDLEMVQTSGGHRRVSMTSLIQFLRQSQRLLVEPKRLGLPVVEPSMDINYEREREQFKQALIQSDEDAARAVVLRLYLRMERISVIGDELIAPVFTEIGNLWDCGDIQIYEERRCCEICSRILREIRSYQPILDENVPRAIGATPPGDVYSLPVGLVELVLREQGWQALSYGCEIPLRSMERVINEQKPRLAWLSVSFIQNRETFLNEYASLAATALNAGTIIVVGGQGLSPEMRRKMDYYMYGDTLRHFELFASLCYQSTKATSEASRQEMEAVIQSFL
- a CDS encoding DUF1365 domain-containing protein; the protein is MKNSSLYEGEVYHHRLHPVRHQFRYRLYLLYLDLSELDQVFANRWFWSARRAAPFRFDRNDYLEPHNLPLNKAVKQHVAAETGIELTGPIRLLTQVRHFGFAMNPVSFYYCFDEADEQLEVVLAEVTNTPWGEKHVYVLLRDPDSPSSWTRPQLKQFHVSPFMGMEQQYQWCIQLPTNELKLSIENYEEGTHLFSAGMKLQRLPITGWNLSKMLLRYPFLSGKVIAGIYWQALRLWWKMVPFHPHPQRTHQPD
- a CDS encoding SAM-dependent methyltransferase, translating into MFLHILDSAVDWTEKGYFPDSMIRYGVRRLLHQRLEQESKGDCAERQERFQEFLNETRRAPIAVMPEKANEQHYEVPARFFQQALGKRLKYSCCYWPAGIESLNKAEEAALRVTCQRAEIHNGMSILELGCGWGSLTLWMAENYPDCKITAVSNSASQKDYIEQQTRERSLDNVEIVTADMNEFDTQEKYDRVVSIEMFEHMRNHQLLMQKVARWLKPGGQLFVHIFCHREFAYLFETEGPHNWMGRYFFSGGMMPNDRLMACHQRDLKLVRQWRWNGQHYARTCEAWLQRQDSVRAEVLETLADTYGPDEAEKWFVRWRLFFIACAELFAYNGGNEWWVSHYLFQKP
- a CDS encoding DUF1295 domain-containing protein — encoded protein: MYLKVFLFNAIAIAVLMLLTWLVSLKKKDVSIVDIVWGLGFVLVGWVSWFMQPDKTLLQTGMIACLTIWGARLSGYLAWRKSGEGEDRRYGAMRTKHGDSFPLVSLLTVFILQGIVMWVVSLPLQFGLSSSGRVVEEGVRNSIFFTAILFWLTGFLFESIGDYQLARFKSDPDNEGKVFDQGLWSFTRHPNYFGDFLVWWGFGVMGLALSAELWSLIGPAVMSIFLLKISGVSLLERDLRERKPAYAKYVEQTNAFFPSPPKTD
- a CDS encoding SAM-dependent methyltransferase yields the protein MSQMVSNSQWGNEESLAIPQCNSGQFISTDTNSQSEAALATLPRLYRQVLFRIFKKLHTGHLTIVEPSGTTQFGKIGSGLEATIHIQHPSFYGRVIREGGLGAAESYLQGEWTTNDLTSLLRLMVQNQTTLKGISRGRSWVARGIARLGHLLRDNSQAGSKRNIHEHYDLGNDFFKLFLDETMMYSSAYFENENTPLREASEAKLEMICRKLQLSPADHVLEIGTGWGGFAEYAARKCGCRITTTTISQEQYQFAKERIERAGMSEQVELLLEDYRDLQGTYDKLVSIEMIEAVGHRHLDGYFKACSQLLKADGTMLIQAITIPDQRYEQYQHSVDFIQKYIFPGGALPSVEAMLQSTSRTDLRLLDLQDFASHYSQTLRIWRDRFFANTTEIESQGFSERFQRMWEYYFCYCEAAFEERATGVSQLVFAKPEARLEVSGS
- a CDS encoding helix-turn-helix domain-containing protein, translated to MSKTNGTSKDSEEPKSAGQLSQLTPKQVARAMGVSESSVKRWCDAGEIVSTLTAGGHRRLSHESVQQFLRNNNHLDVDPDIFSLNFSFGKSDRALHRGKENFAEALLDGSEARLRQIVTDYLQAGHKPALIFDQILFAARAEVRKMIEDKQVDPYVDRLGTEICLRLMFEIRSNFLPPDSNSPSALTVGLDGSPDSLRVEAAEVLLYHEGWNARAIGCLIPFAQLKLLLQQHEPGLVYIDVEQIRDSSSFFHELSQVQQVAQQVGTALFIGGTANFDGEQVKQLSLSLVDCYDELVTQTRMELNRLKSV
- the uvsE gene encoding UV DNA damage repair endonuclease UvsE; the protein is MTDSIRLGLCCIFRDEPIKFRNTTVTYCKKLTKKERYQKLADLCRTNAVALQDAFQYCVKYGIGCFRVNSQILPVKTHVDVGYELEDLPGGEELLDLFQACGEYAREQSLRVCFHPDQFVVMNSPREEVVERSILELEYQSEVAEWIGADVVNIHGGGAYGDKTKALDSFAKNLDRLSARVRSRLTVENDDVTYTPEDLLPLCRQEGIPLVYDAHHHRCNQDDFSVEEATTAAIKTWNREPLFHLSSPIEGWEGKNPRRHHDFIDLLDFPDCWRPLEITVEVEAKAKELAVLRLQKQLKEQWYVYLLRCADDSLYTGITNDSSRRLAQHQSGKASRYTRSRLPVAMVYREPQKTKGLALQRELTIKSYSRQKKEALIKTGKLD